The stretch of DNA GTAGATATCCCGGAAGATGACCTCGGGCTTGGAGACGGAGAGTTCGAACCCCTCGCGGCGCATGTTTTCGATGAGGATCGACAGGTGCAACTCCCCGCGGCCGGAGACCTTGAGGGTGTCCGTGGTCTCCGTGTCCTCGACCCGCAGGGAAACGTTGGTACGCAACTCCTTCATCAGGCGATCCCGGATGTTGCGGGAAGTGACGTACTTCCCCTCTCTGCCGGCGAAGGGGGAGTCGCTGACCATGAAGTTCATCGACAGGGTCGGCTGGTCGATGGCGAGGTAGGGCAGGGCGATGGGGTTGTCTGCTGCGGCCAGGGTCTCGCCGATGCTGATCTCTTCGAAGCCGGCGATGGTGACGATGTCCCCCGCGACGGCCTCCTGGAGTTCCACCTGGTTGAGCCCCTCGTAGCCGAGGAGCTTGCTGATGCGTCCCTTTTTGACGGTACCGTCCTTGTCGACGTGGGCGACCGTCTCCCCGGCCCGGATCCGGCCGTTGAAAATCTTCCCGGTGGCGATGCGGCCGATATAGTCGTTGTAGGCGATGGTGGTGACCAGCATCTGAAAGGGGGCTTCGGGGTCGGCCTCCGGGGGAGCGACGCGCTCGGCGATCATCTTGAAGAGGGGCTCGAGGTTGACCGAGTCGTCTTCGAGTTCGCGCTTGGCGAAGCCCTGCTTGGCGCTGGCGTAAACGACGGGGAAGTCGAGCTGCTCTTCGGCGGCGTTGAGCTCGCAGAAGAGGTCGAAGACCATGTCCACGACTTCCTCGGGCCGGGCGCCGGGGCGGTCGATCTTGTTGATGACCACGATCGGCCGGATGCCGAGATCGAGGGACTTTTTGAGCACGAAGCGAGTCTGGGGCATCGGCCCGTCGAAGGCGTCGACCAGCAGCAGGACCGAGTCCACCATCTTCAGGACCCGCTCCACCTCTCCGCCGAAGTCGGCGTGGCCGGGGGTGTCGACGATGTTGATCTTGAGCCCCCCGTGGTGAATAGAGAGGTTCTTGGAGAGGATGGTGATTCCCCGCTCCTTCTCAAGGTCGTTGCTGTCCATCACCCGCTCGGTAATGACCTGATTCTCCCGGAACACGCCGGACTGCTTGAGCATGGCGTCCACGAGGGTGGTTTTGCCGTGGTCGACGTGGGCGATAATGGCGATGTTGCGTATGTTTTGCGGCATGGGGGTAAAGCTCCTATGGTGGTATTGGACGGGGGAGATCCTCCGTCCGGCAAACCTTACGACTATATGTCAGAATGCGAATGAAAGGCCAGAAAAAAATAGCCGGCTGTCTTTGTCGAAGAGGGGG from Desulfuromonas sp. encodes:
- the typA gene encoding translational GTPase TypA; this translates as MPQNIRNIAIIAHVDHGKTTLVDAMLKQSGVFRENQVITERVMDSNDLEKERGITILSKNLSIHHGGLKINIVDTPGHADFGGEVERVLKMVDSVLLLVDAFDGPMPQTRFVLKKSLDLGIRPIVVINKIDRPGARPEEVVDMVFDLFCELNAAEEQLDFPVVYASAKQGFAKRELEDDSVNLEPLFKMIAERVAPPEADPEAPFQMLVTTIAYNDYIGRIATGKIFNGRIRAGETVAHVDKDGTVKKGRISKLLGYEGLNQVELQEAVAGDIVTIAGFEEISIGETLAAADNPIALPYLAIDQPTLSMNFMVSDSPFAGREGKYVTSRNIRDRLMKELRTNVSLRVEDTETTDTLKVSGRGELHLSILIENMRREGFELSVSKPEVIFRDIYGVRSEPMEYLVIDVPEEHQGTVIEKLGTRKAEMVSMQPMDGTNRLEFVIPARGLIGFRTEFLTDTRGTGVMNHTFHEYAPYKGPIAGRKNGVLISIDTGDTVSYSLFNLQDRGTLFVGPGTAVYEGMIIGQHAKDNDLVVNACKGKKLTNVRASGTDESTKTSTPTTLSLEQALEYIAEDELVEVTPESIRLRKRYLDATERKKREKKKP